The segment CCTGGTCGGTCAGCCCCTTGCACTGGCCGGCGACGAAGCTGACCGCGCTCGACCAGTCGCGATGGGTGAGCGGCAGCATCGCCTCGGCGGCGGCACCCAGCGCGGCGGAGACGCCCGGGATCACTTCCACCGGCAGTCCGGCTTCGCGCACGGCTTCCACTTCCTCGCCCCCGCGCCCGAAGATGAACGGATCGCCGCCCTTGAGCCGGACTACGACCGCGCCAGTCTTCACATGCGCGACAATCAGCGCGTTGATCGATTCCTGCGGCAACGTGTGCTTCGAGCGGCGCTTGGCGACCGAGATGCGGTGCGCCTGGGGTGCGAGATCGAGCACGCGATCGTCGACCAGCCCGTCATGGACGAGCACGTCGCACGCCTTGAGTGCTGCGACGGCACGGACGGTGAGCAGGCCGGGATCGCCGGGACCCGCGCCGACAAGGATCACGCGGCCGCGGGAATTGGGGTCGAGAAGCGTAGCCATGAGGCCGCACATGGCCCGGTGGCCGTGGCAGGGCAATGGAGGATCGGTTTGGGGCGGCTAAGGGATTCTTTTGCCGCCCGCGCCTCAGCCTTCCGCACGCCAGTCGCCCGACTTGCCGCCGGTCTTGGTCAGCAGGCGGATGTTGCCGAGCACCATGCCCTTATCGAGTGCCTTGGCCATGTCGTAGAGCGTGAGCAGCGTCACCGACACGGCGGTGAGCGCTTCCATCTCCACGCCCGTCTTGCCCTCGGTTGCCGCGGTGGCGGTGGCGGTGATGCCGGTTTCGTCCAGGTCGAGGTCGATCGCGACGCGGGTGAGGGGCAAAGGGTGGCAGAGCGGGATCAGCTCGGAGGTCTTCTTTGCCGCCATGATCCCGGCGATGCGCGCGGTGGCGAGCACGTCGCCCTTCTTGACGCTGCCATCGCGGATCGCTGCGGCGGCCTCGCCCGACATGGTAATGCGGCCGCGCGCCACCGCCTCGCGCGCGGTGACCGCCTTGCCGCCGACATCGACCATGTGCGCCGCGCCGGTTTCGTCGAGATGGGTAAGCCCGCTCATCCGACCAACGCCCGCGTCGCCGCCTCGACATCGGCCTGCCGCATCAGCGACTCGCCGATCAGGAAGCAGCGAATGCCGTGCTCGGCCATCGCATCGAGATCGGCGCGGTTGTTGAGACCGGACTCCGCAACGAAGGTGCAGTCCTTCGGCGCATGGCGGACGAGGTCGTACGTCTTCTGCACATCGACCTCGAAGGTCTTGAGATTGCGGTTGTTCACCCCGATCAGCCGCGACTTGAGCCTGAGCGCGCGCTCGAGTTCCTCGGCGTCGTGGACCTCGACCAGCGCGTCCATGCCCTGCTCGATCGCCGCCGCCTCGATCTCGGCCATCTGGCCGTCGTCGAGCGCGGACACGATGATCAGAATCGCATCGGCACCGATCGCGCGCGATTCCTCGACCTGCCAGGGATCGATCAGGAAGTCCTTGCGGATTACCGGAAGCTCGCACGCAGCACGGGCGGCGATCAGA is part of the Sphingomonas sp. genome and harbors:
- the moaC gene encoding cyclic pyranopterin monophosphate synthase MoaC encodes the protein MSGLTHLDETGAAHMVDVGGKAVTAREAVARGRITMSGEAAAAIRDGSVKKGDVLATARIAGIMAAKKTSELIPLCHPLPLTRVAIDLDLDETGITATATAATEGKTGVEMEALTAVSVTLLTLYDMAKALDKGMVLGNIRLLTKTGGKSGDWRAEG
- the trpC gene encoding indole-3-glycerol phosphate synthase TrpC, with translation MSTILDTIIATKRTEVAARKAAPRTWPTPTAPRGFKAVLDARAAAGGYGLIAEIKKASPSKGLIRADFDPPAHARAYAAGGAACLSVLTDQDYFQGHEDYLIAARAACELPVIRKDFLIDPWQVEESRAIGADAILIIVSALDDGQMAEIEAAAIEQGMDALVEVHDAEELERALRLKSRLIGVNNRNLKTFEVDVQKTYDLVRHAPKDCTFVAESGLNNRADLDAMAEHGIRCFLIGESLMRQADVEAATRALVG
- the cobA gene encoding uroporphyrinogen-III C-methyltransferase gives rise to the protein MATLLDPNSRGRVILVGAGPGDPGLLTVRAVAALKACDVLVHDGLVDDRVLDLAPQAHRISVAKRRSKHTLPQESINALIVAHVKTGAVVVRLKGGDPFIFGRGGEEVEAVREAGLPVEVIPGVSAALGAAAEAMLPLTHRDWSSAVSFVAGQCKGLTDQDWSGLAGKGRTLVIYMGVATASAIADKLMADGVAPDMPVAVLERATLEGHRAIRTLLADLGPMVEREDVQSPAIIVVGEVTLLADAEDKLARWARTAETLGEDQV